TTTCCCATCGGCGAGCTGACCAAGACAGAGGTGCGGGCGCGGGCCCAGGCTTTAGGGCTGCGAGTCGCCAGCAAGCCGGAGAGCCAGGAGGTCTGTTTCGCGCCCAAGGGCAAATATGCGGCCTTCGTGGCGCAGCACGCCGCCGCTGTGTCCGGTGGCCCCGGTACCGCGGCGGGGGTGATCGTCGACGAGGCCGGCCGGGTCCTTGCCCAGCATGACGGCATCCATCAATTCACCATCGGGCAGCGCCGCGGCTTGCGCCTGAACGCCGGCAGGCCGCTGTACGTGACCGCGATCGAGGCCGAGACCGGCACGGTGAGGGTGGGGCCGCGGGCGGCCACGCTGGCTGCCGGGCTGGTGGCGCACGGAGCCAACTGGTTGGCCGGGGCGCCGGTGGCCAACGGGGCGCACTTGGCGGTGAAAATCCGCTCGCGTTTCGCGGCGACCCTGGTGACCATCAACGCCGCCACGCGCGAGGGGTTTGAACTGCGGGCTGAGAGCGGGCTGTCGGCGGTGACCCCCGGGCAAGCGGCGGTCCTCTATGACGGGCCGCGCGTGGTCGGCGGCGGCTGGATCGAGCGGGCGCTGTTGGCGTAAGAGGTATCCATGCGCGTCGCGGTAACGACCTTGGGCTGCAAGGTCAATCAGTACGATGCGGCCAGCATCGAGACGCGGTTGCGTGACGAGGGGTGCACGATTGTCCCGTTCGAGCCCGGCGCCGAGTGGTGCTGACCGGCGTGCACCTCGGCGGCTACGGCGAGGATCTCGACCCGAAACTGGAGCTGTCCGACCTGCTGGAGATGATGGCCGAGCAAGTGCCGGTGGTGATCAAGCGACGCGCCCAGGCATTGCGCCAGCTCGGGCAGCGCAAGCGTGCCGAGTTCGCCCGTGGTTTCATCGGCCGCGAGGCTCAGGTATTGGTGGAACAGAATCCGGCGGCTGCCGGCGGATACGTGACCGGCTACAGCCGCAACTATCAGCGGGTTGAATTTGCCGGACACGCGGAGATGGTGAATCGAGAGGTGGCAGTGCGGATCGTCGGTTGGCAACGCGACAAGCTCGTCGGACAGATGCTGGGGGCTGCTCCCGCATGACCGAGCGCACCGTCCAGGACCTCGAGCAACGTCTCGGGTATCAGTTCCGCGATCCCGACAACGCCGGCGCGGCGTTGACCCATTCCTCCGCGGCCGAGGCGTCGCGGCCACGCACCGGTGAACGCTTGGAGTTTCTCGGCGACGCCGTCCTCGGCTTGGTCTTCAGTGACCTGCTGATCCAGCGCTACCCCGAATGCGACGAAGGGCAGCTGTCGAAGTTCCGGGCCGCGCTGGTGCAGACGAGCAGCTTCGCGGCCAAAGCGCGGGAGTTGGAGCTCAACCAGTATCTGACCCTCGGGCGAGGGGAAGAGCGGACCGGCGGGCGCGAGAAATCGTCGATCCTGGCGGCGGTGTATGAAGCCGTCATGGGCGCGATCTTCGTCGAGAGCGGGTATCAGCAGGTGAAAGATATCGTACTGCGACATTTCGGCGAGGCGATCGATCGCGTCGGTCAATTGGAGACGATTGATCCCAAGACCGAGCTGCAGGAGCGCATCCAGCGGACGCACCACACCACGCCGCTGTACCGCGTCGTGCGCGCCGAGGGGCCGGATCATGCGCGCTGGTTCGTTGTCGAGGTCGTGCTGGGGGAGACGGCCCTGGCGCGAGGGGAAGGTGGGAGCAAACGCAACGCGGAACAAGACGCGGCGCGGCGGGCTCTCGATGGTTTGTCCGTGCCGTGCTCCCCACCGACGCCGTAAGTCATGGAATTCGCGAGGTTATTTTTGTTCACTTTTTTCTTGACAAATTTCCGCTGATTGTTAGATAATCCCTGCAACTGGATCGAACCTGGGGGCGAGCGGCTGTCGCGCTGTAGAAACTTCACGTATAAGTAAGAATGTAGAAGGCGAAGAAAGGAGCCAGGATGATGATCAGA
Above is a window of Candidatus Binatia bacterium DNA encoding:
- the mnmA gene encoding tRNA 2-thiouridine(34) synthase MnmA, with the translated sequence MTEPQPGERVVVAMSGGVDSSVAAALLVEAGYDVIGISMRLWSGASDSGCCSLDDFLDARQVAARLRIPFYVMDFRDAFTRNVVDPFVSEYAQGRTPNPCVRCNQFVKFRSFWQRARELGAQWLATGHYARVCRDPVTGHTQLWAAADAAKDQSYFLFAIEPEVLARTIFPIGELTKTEVRARAQALGLRVASKPESQEVCFAPKGKYAAFVAQHAAAVSGGPGTAAGVIVDEAGRVLAQHDGIHQFTIGQRRGLRLNAGRPLYVTAIEAETGTVRVGPRAATLAAGLVAHGANWLAGAPVANGAHLAVKIRSRFAATLVTINAATREGFELRAESGLSAVTPGQAAVLYDGPRVVGGGWIERALLA
- the rnc gene encoding ribonuclease III yields the protein MTERTVQDLEQRLGYQFRDPDNAGAALTHSSAAEASRPRTGERLEFLGDAVLGLVFSDLLIQRYPECDEGQLSKFRAALVQTSSFAAKARELELNQYLTLGRGEERTGGREKSSILAAVYEAVMGAIFVESGYQQVKDIVLRHFGEAIDRVGQLETIDPKTELQERIQRTHHTTPLYRVVRAEGPDHARWFVVEVVLGETALARGEGGSKRNAEQDAARRALDGLSVPCSPPTP